The Topomyia yanbarensis strain Yona2022 chromosome 3, ASM3024719v1, whole genome shotgun sequence nucleotide sequence gcataacatgagcctttactgtaaattattttaaaattactgtactgtcacagtgaaaacaaatataaatctcgacaaacatatgattacggcgtaaaagccaactgtcaaaactctctttgaaaggaaatttaatttaatttattttttttatttccatatcaacattagaatagggctaataagatttgtaaacaaacttttgttttgctgattgctcttaatttgttatattttcaacccagaagacatttgaaatttattctaccaagggtaaagatgttgattcatgtgtatctttcatgaaattcgactCGACCGCggagtaatgagcgaaataagttggTTTATAAAAATcgcattagcccttttgaagaactGATATTGATTTAATATGTTAATTGACATGGCATCTTTTGCAATTTTCTCAATGTTTACGTTTTGCAGataggcccttttcaaatgtttgactTTGCTGCACATGTGTGCACATCACATTTGTGCCATTTGcgtcttttgaaaaaatagtcgTCACCCGAGCGTCACTAGTatcaaatgtcaaaaatctaccGCTCAGTAAAGAgtcgtttttcgcgtttttcttTGCTGATCGGCTTCCTGTTTAATGTAGAATAGAGAAAAAGTTGCTTTTCTCGAGAAAAAGTCCcaagaaaattgtttaatatgGAGACCCGTTCTGCGAACAACGTTTCCGGTATAAATTTTATAGACAAAGGTCCAAATATTTGTCGAATTTGTTTGGCTAATGGCGGTCCGCTTCCTGGAAATGATCATTCCAAGGGAATGGAATCAATCTTCAGCACGATCCGGGAATACGAGGAGAAAAGTTTGTACGGTATCCTGGTGACGGTGTGTGCTCCGCTTGGCAATCGTGAGATGCTGAAAGGGGTGCCGGAACGAATCTGCCGTGGTTGCAAATGGCGTCTGCTGTCCGCTTACGAGCTGTACGAGACCTGCCTGCGGAGCGACGAAAAAATGCGTGCAGCCTTCGAGGCGAGAAGACAGGTAAGGATATCAGCGTAAATGGAGATTTTTtgtaaacagtttttttttagcAGGAACAACCACAACAAATACAAATCAAGCAGGAAATTTCGGATAGGGATGAGGAAGAGTACAATCATAATAATGCTCCAAGTGTAGATATGTCTACTTTTATGTCGGAGAGCAGTTATTTCCCTGAAGCGGAGAGCACAGAGTTTTTAGATCAATCAACTGACTTGTTAGAGGAAATGGTTCCAGCTGTAGATCCAAATGAGTCATTATTTGAAGAGCATTATAAACTGAATGAAAGGGGAAACCACTGCTGTGGAATTTGTGAACAAGAGTTTCCTTACAAGAGCACATGCCGAACACACATCATCGTGAAACATGATCCAACAAAGCCATTCAAATGTGATGTGTGTCACTTTACGCTAACGACGGAACTCCGACTTATAAGGCATAAAGCGACCACCCACGGAGTAGGCGTTTTCAAAATCGATGAGGTTGCACCAGAAGAGTCGCAAGGAGACTCAATTTTTTCTTGCAAGATTTGttccaaagaatttaattcgATTGTGCGTCTAAAACGGCACAAAAATGTCCACGTAGCCTACAATAGGCCATTCAAATGTGAAATTTGTTTGTACCGATTCCCGAATCGAGCTCAATTTACACAGCACTTGAAAACACATCAGGAAAAAGCGGATGAAGCTGAGCCGGGTTCCGAACAGGACGACTGGAAATGCGAACATTGCGAAGAAAAACTGCCCGGTAAACGAGCTTTAACAATGCACACTCGGCGTTTTCATCCGGAGACGCTTCAgaacgaaaaagaaaagaatgatTATAAATGCATTATTTGTTCGGAAGAATTTGCCCGAGAGAGCGTTCTTAACACGCACATGAAAATGCACGAACTGATGGCATTCGAAAAGGAAAAGGAACAACGTAGGGAACTAGAATTGTTAATAAAGACGGAACTGCAAGCTGCCAAAAGGGAGTCGCTATCATATACCACTCCCGTTGTGGATACTAATGTCAGTAATGGCAATACGAACACGAACGTCAACGCCAACAACAATACAGTGAGTGCAAAGAAGAAGAGCGATGCGGACGTTGCATTTGTTTGTATGGTCTGTGAGGAGGAATTCGAGGAGCGCGACTTTTTGCTGAAGCATCAGAAAAATCTGCATAAAGAACTTCAACTTAACATTGTTCCCGGTGCCGTGGAGAATGCTGATGAAGGTGAGTACGTTATCTTTATCTATATTGTATTGAATAGTTCTATTTTGATTATCTAATTCTTCGCATACGGTTGAAAGCTAAATCCAAATCTCGCCTTTTAGTAGAGCTAGTATGGCTCATAACGAATCAAGTGTTAGAGATTCTACGTgccttaatttgctctcagtccatTGGATAAGTCTAGCTATAAGAAATCTCGCTGCAGTAGCTGCAGTATGATCGCTGGCCAAAATTTTCGAAAGCGTCAATGGTGAGCTGCGGACCGTAGTCCATCACCATAAATTTCGACATCTCAAATCTCTCTTGAATATGTAGCGAGGATTCGAAACGATAGCAGCTGTGG carries:
- the LOC131690595 gene encoding zinc finger protein 62-like isoform X2, translated to METRSANNVSGINFIDKGPNICRICLANGGPLPGNDHSKGMESIFSTIREYEEKSLYGILVTVCAPLGNREMLKGVPERICRGCKWRLLSAYELYETCLRSDEKMRAAFEARRQEQPQQIQIKQEISDRDEEEYNHNNAPSVDMSTFMSESSYFPEAESTEFLDQSTDLLEEMVPAVDPNESLFEEHYKLNERGNHCCGICEQEFPYKSTCRTHIIVKHDPTKPFKCDVCHFTLTTELRLIRHKATTHGVGVFKIDEVAPEESQGDSIFSCKICSKEFNSIVRLKRHKNVHVAYNRPFKCEICLYRFPNRAQFTQHLKTHQEKADEAEPGSEQDDWKCEHCEEKLPGKRALTMHTRRFHPETLQNEKEKNDYKCIICSEEFARESVLNTHMKMHELMAFEKEKEQRRELELLIKTELQAAKRESLSYTTPVVDTNVSNGNTNTNVNANNNTVSAKKKSDADVAFVCMVCEEEFEERDFLLKHQKNLHKELQLNIVPGAVENADEVPDVSMEDSPEDESMAVDIDPAELMSQPQSENDPTKGPPVPPPMPKCHLCQKSFLYNCLLQTHIKNSHSEAKPFECKVCHMRFGYRGTLQKHELIHSAQNIRPGGHGSIMYKCKICLAKFLELKALTFHIRSHRNSLPVEPTHTKKIEIFQCTYCPQIFNDKEAYDEHQTKQHPLMQSQQTAIKQQPSSTAPPVQSQAHHHSRKNPDPKRLVERVPKNEKELFFDSLSIVKVERQ
- the LOC131690595 gene encoding zinc finger protein 62-like isoform X1, with translation METRSANNVSGINFIDKGPNICRICLANGGPLPGNDHSKGMESIFSTIREYEEKSLYGILVTVCAPLGNREMLKGVPERICRGCKWRLLSAYELYETCLRSDEKMRAAFEARRQQEQPQQIQIKQEISDRDEEEYNHNNAPSVDMSTFMSESSYFPEAESTEFLDQSTDLLEEMVPAVDPNESLFEEHYKLNERGNHCCGICEQEFPYKSTCRTHIIVKHDPTKPFKCDVCHFTLTTELRLIRHKATTHGVGVFKIDEVAPEESQGDSIFSCKICSKEFNSIVRLKRHKNVHVAYNRPFKCEICLYRFPNRAQFTQHLKTHQEKADEAEPGSEQDDWKCEHCEEKLPGKRALTMHTRRFHPETLQNEKEKNDYKCIICSEEFARESVLNTHMKMHELMAFEKEKEQRRELELLIKTELQAAKRESLSYTTPVVDTNVSNGNTNTNVNANNNTVSAKKKSDADVAFVCMVCEEEFEERDFLLKHQKNLHKELQLNIVPGAVENADEVPDVSMEDSPEDESMAVDIDPAELMSQPQSENDPTKGPPVPPPMPKCHLCQKSFLYNCLLQTHIKNSHSEAKPFECKVCHMRFGYRGTLQKHELIHSAQNIRPGGHGSIMYKCKICLAKFLELKALTFHIRSHRNSLPVEPTHTKKIEIFQCTYCPQIFNDKEAYDEHQTKQHPLMQSQQTAIKQQPSSTAPPVQSQAHHHSRKNPDPKRLVERVPKNEKELFFDSLSIVKVERQ